One genomic segment of Gossypium arboreum isolate Shixiya-1 chromosome 3, ASM2569848v2, whole genome shotgun sequence includes these proteins:
- the LOC108461979 gene encoding protein EXPORTIN 1A-like, producing MFHIRVLETVQENISALLVGLEYLINISYVDDTEVFKVCLDYWNSLVLELFDANHNMDNPAVTANMMGLQVPLLSGLVDGLGAQLLQRRQLYAGTMSKLRMLMIYRMAKPEEVLIVEDENGNIVRETMKDNDVLVQYKIMRRH from the exons ATG TTTCACATTCGGGTGCTAGAGACTGTGCAAGAAAATATTTCTGCACTGTTAGTGGGTCTGGAATACCTTATCAACATATCTTATGTGGATGATACAGAGGTCTTTAAG GTTTGCTTGGACTATTGGAACTCCTTGGTCTTGGAGCTGTTTGATGCAAATCATAACATGGATAATCCTGCTGTAACTGCAAACATGATGGGACTGCAG GTGCCTTTGCTTTCTGGCCTGGTCGATGGCCTTGGTGCCCAGCTTCTGCAACGAAGGCAACTTTATGCTGGTACAATGTCAAAGTTGAGAATGCTCATGATTTACCGTATGGCTAAGCCTGAGGAGGTTTTGATAGTTGAGGATGAGAATGGCAATATCGTTCGAGAGACGATGAAAGATAATGATGTTCTTGTTCAGTATAAG ATTATGAGGAGACATTGA